One part of the Quercus lobata isolate SW786 chromosome 7, ValleyOak3.0 Primary Assembly, whole genome shotgun sequence genome encodes these proteins:
- the LOC115951658 gene encoding cytochrome P450 81Q32-like, whose product MSLITCILNHTASEIISVSNIIKINMEAILLYLSLTLLSFLVAFKLILKTRTTRPKHLPPSPPSLPIIGHLHLIKKPLHRTFHAFSQKYGQIFSFKFGSQLVVIVSSPSAVEECFTKNDIVLANRPPFLLGKHVSYNNTTLNQSPYGDHWRNLRRISTLEIFSNNRLNKFLGIRSDEIKHLLRNLSRNSCHGFAKVELQSMLLEMTFNNIMRMVAGKRYYRYGEDVKDEEEARQFRRIIKELTRFGGASNPAEFVSILRWMDYGGLEKKLKSLSKRMDEFLQALIDEKRHKEEEGNTMIDHMLSLQKSQPEYYTDQIIKGLILALVLAGTDTSAVTLEWAMTNLLNHPNILKKARDEIDSQIGEDKLIEESNVSKLHYLQSIISETLRLYPAAPLLVPHMSSADCTIGGYDVPSGTMLLVNAWAIHRDPKVWDDATSFKPERFENGESEGHNLMPFGIGRRTCPGAGLAQRTVSLTLGSLIQSFEWERITTEEVDMHEGSGLTMPKAMPLEAMCKARPIMHKLLSKSTDDV is encoded by the exons ATGTCGT TGATCACATGCATCTTGAATCACACAGCATCAGAAATCATTTCAGTAtcaaatatcataaaaataaacatgGAAGCCATCTTACTATATTTGTCTCTCACTCTTCTCAGCTTTCTTGTTGCTTTCAAGCTCATCCTCAAAACAAGAACTACTCGACCAAAACACCTCCCACCTAGCCCACCTTCTCTTCCAATTATAGGTCATCTCCATCTCATTAAAAAACCATTGCACCGTACTTTCCATGCCTTCTCACAAAAATATGGTCAAATATTCTCATTCAAATTTGGTTCACAACTTGTGGTCATTGTTTCATCCCCATCAGCAGTTGAAGAATGCTTCACAAAGAATGACATAGTATTAGCCAACCGTCCTCCCTTCCTACTAGGCAAGCACGTTTCCTACAACAACACCACCTTAAATCAATCCCCATATGGCGATCACTGGCGCAACCTCCGCCGCATTAGTACCCTTGAAATCTTCTCAAACAATCGCCTCAACAAGTTCTTAGGCATTCGAAGTGACGAGATCAAGCACTTGCTACGAAACTTGTCACGCAACTCTTGCCACGGTTTCGCCAAGGTGGAGCTACAATCAATGCTATTGGAGATGACATTTAACAACATAATGAGAATGGTGGCAGGGAAACGATACTACAGGTACGGTGAGGACGTGAAGGACGAGGAAGAAGCGAGACAGTTTAGGCGGATAATTAAAGAGTTAACAAGGTTCGGAGGGGCATCAAATCCAGCAGAGTTTGTGTCTATCTTGCGGTGGATGGATTATGGAGGTTTGgagaagaagttgaagagtctCTCCAAGAGGATGGATGAGTTCTTGCAAGCACTCATTGATGAGAAAAGGCATAAGGAGGAAGAGGGTAACACTATGATTGACCATATGCTTTCTTTGCAAAAATCACAGCCAGAGTACTACACGGACCAAATCATCAAGGGGCTTATATTG GCATTGGTACTTGCTGGGACGGATACATCAGCCGTCACATTAGAGTGGGCGATGACTAATCTACTTAATCATCCTAATATATTGAAGAAAGCTAGAGATGAGATAGATAGTCAAATTGGAGAAGATAAATTGATTGAGGAATCAAATGTTTCCAAATTACACTACCTTCAGAGTATTATCTCAGAAACCCTTCGATTGTATCCAGCAGCACCATTGTTAGTACCCCATATGTCTTCCGCTGATTGCACCATTGGAGGATATGATGTACCAAGTGGCACAATGTTATTGGTCAATGCATGGGCCATACATAGAGATCCTAAAGTGTGGGATGATGCAACTAGTTTTAAGCCTGAGAGGTTTGAAAATGGTGAGAGTGAAGGACATAATCTAATGCCATTTGGGATTGGGAGGAGGACTTGTCCAGGGGCGGGCCTCGCCCAACGTACAGTGAGCCTGACTTTGGGTTCGTTAATTCAAAGTTTTGAGTGGGAAAGGATTACCACAGAAGAAGTTGATATGCACGAAGGTAGTGGGCTCACTATGCCTAAGGCCATGCCATTGGAGGCCATGTGTAAAGCACGCCCAATCATGCATAAGCTTCTTTCTAAGTCAACAGATGATGTTTGA